The nucleotide window TCTGCAGTAAATATTCCAAAAATATTTACTGTAATAATCTCTATTATCATTAATCCCACTTATTGATAAATAGTTGTTCGCTTTCACGAATTTCACCTACCTCACCGTCGGGACCGTAGAAATAGCATAACCAAACATTATTTCTGAATTCTACCGGTTCGCTGATAAAACGCACCCCTTCATTTTTTAGCATTTCATAGTCCTTTCTAACATCTGACGAGCGGAAACCAAGGTGACTAAACCCTTTATCAGCTTGTTTACGGTCTTCTGGTATTACCTTTCCTTTTGGTACTGTATATTCAAACAACTCCAGCGCATTGTTTCCGGACTTCAGATGAGCAATGCGGGCAACACATCCTAACATGCCAACAACTTTACCAA belongs to Lentimicrobiaceae bacterium and includes:
- a CDS encoding VOC family protein, which encodes MIEGMEHVALSVSNLERSIDFYSKNFGFELLRVINGNELLGKVVGMLGCVARIAHLKSGNNALELFEYTVPKGKVIPEDRKQADKGFSHLGFRSSDVRKDYEMLKNEGVRFISEPVEFRNNVWLCYFYGPDGEVGEIRESEQLFINKWD